In Aquiflexum balticum DSM 16537, a single genomic region encodes these proteins:
- a CDS encoding alpha/beta fold hydrolase, whose amino-acid sequence MKEEYFKWYSPHLHRDVEMLVFGHAGYPVILYPTSMGSFHENRDMGLIGSASWFINQGLVQIFCPESNDKNSFYNKHVHPHQKIQNHIAYDKMICHDIVEKVRFNTGVGKVVVAGCSFGGYHAANFAFRHPGYVSHMMSLSGAFEIRNFMDGYNHVDIFYNSPLEFLPGLNDGELWKMDIVLGTSNWDICFDANIKLSDTLEGKRTNHWLDVRKDRHHDWPLWKEMFPHYLSRIKFT is encoded by the coding sequence ATGAAAGAAGAATATTTCAAATGGTACTCTCCCCATCTTCATCGGGATGTGGAAATGTTGGTTTTTGGTCATGCTGGTTACCCGGTGATTTTATACCCTACTTCAATGGGTTCCTTCCATGAAAACAGGGATATGGGACTGATAGGTTCTGCCAGCTGGTTTATCAATCAAGGCTTGGTTCAGATATTCTGTCCTGAAAGCAATGACAAAAACAGCTTTTACAATAAGCATGTTCATCCCCATCAAAAGATCCAAAACCATATTGCTTATGATAAAATGATCTGTCATGACATAGTGGAAAAAGTCCGTTTCAATACCGGGGTCGGAAAAGTGGTGGTGGCAGGATGTAGTTTTGGTGGCTATCACGCTGCCAATTTTGCATTTAGACATCCCGGATATGTCAGTCACATGATGTCTCTTTCGGGAGCATTTGAAATCCGGAATTTTATGGATGGCTATAACCATGTGGATATATTTTATAATTCCCCGCTTGAGTTTCTGCCTGGCCTCAACGATGGGGAGCTTTGGAAAATGGATATTGTCTTGGGAACTTCCAATTGGGATATCTGTTTTGACGCCAACATCAAGCTGAGTGATACCTTAGAGGGAAAAAGAACAAATCATTGGCTGGATGTGAGAAAAGACCGTCATCATGATTGGCCTCTTTGGAAAGAAATGTTTCCCCACTATTTATCAAGAATAAAATTTACATAA
- a CDS encoding carboxylate-amine ligase: MKKLPVFTLGVEEEYQIIDPNTRELRSHMSKIVDGAKIILKEQVKAEMHQSVVEVGTNICQNVSDARKEVSFLRKKIVDLAAEQNLIVGASGTHPFSKWQDQPITDDPRYDMIVKELQDTARSNLIFGLHVHVGIENRETALHIMNQACYFLPHIYALSTNSPFWEGRETGFKAYRAHIFAKFPRTGLPEYFDSVQSYDNFLETLVKTNCIDNPKKIWWDLRMHPFFSTIEFRICDMCLTVDETICITALIQAVVAKLYKMSIMNTSFNVYRIALIRENKFRAARYGTEGLMIDFGQKKEVEYKSLMLELLEFIDDVVDELGSREEINYIHKILADGTGADRQLKVFEESDHDLVKVVDFITEEFSRGL, from the coding sequence ATGAAAAAGTTACCTGTTTTTACTTTAGGAGTTGAAGAGGAATATCAGATCATTGACCCCAACACCAGAGAACTCCGCTCCCATATGTCCAAAATAGTGGATGGGGCCAAAATTATATTAAAAGAACAGGTAAAGGCAGAGATGCACCAATCTGTGGTAGAAGTGGGTACCAATATTTGCCAGAATGTTTCGGATGCCCGCAAAGAAGTTTCTTTTCTGAGGAAAAAAATCGTTGACCTTGCAGCAGAACAAAATCTGATAGTAGGGGCTTCAGGTACCCATCCATTTTCAAAATGGCAGGATCAGCCCATAACCGATGATCCCCGGTACGACATGATTGTCAAAGAACTGCAGGATACGGCAAGGTCGAATTTGATTTTTGGTCTTCATGTGCATGTGGGAATTGAAAACCGCGAAACAGCCCTGCATATCATGAATCAGGCCTGTTACTTTCTTCCCCATATTTATGCCCTTTCCACCAATTCCCCTTTTTGGGAAGGAAGGGAAACAGGATTTAAAGCTTATAGAGCTCATATTTTTGCCAAATTCCCAAGGACTGGACTTCCCGAGTATTTTGACTCTGTTCAGTCTTATGACAATTTTCTGGAAACTCTGGTCAAGACCAATTGTATCGATAATCCCAAAAAAATCTGGTGGGATCTCAGGATGCATCCTTTCTTCAGTACCATAGAATTCAGGATCTGTGACATGTGCCTAACTGTGGACGAAACCATTTGTATTACAGCCCTTATTCAGGCTGTGGTAGCCAAACTCTACAAAATGAGCATAATGAACACCAGTTTCAATGTGTACCGGATAGCACTCATCAGGGAAAATAAATTTCGGGCAGCCCGATACGGTACAGAAGGCCTGATGATTGATTTTGGACAAAAGAAAGAGGTGGAATACAAATCTCTGATGCTCGAGTTGTTGGAATTTATTGATGATGTGGTTGACGAATTGGGCAGTAGAGAAGAAATCAATTATATACACAAGATTCTAGCGGATGGTACCGGGGCCGACCGGCAACTGAAAGTCTTTGAAGAATCTGACCATGACCTGGTGAAAGTGGTTGATTTTATCACAGAGGAATTTTCCAGGGGACTTTAA
- a CDS encoding type 1 glutamine amidotransferase: MQEKIKVAVLDMYNGISNQGMRCIHDIVGRFGEELSIEVFDVRQKNEVPNLEDFNLYISSGGPGNPVEGDGIWDKSYYEVIDGIYKWNLNNERKKYILFICHSYQMAVQHFGLAEVSKRKSTSFGVMTIHKTEAGMDDPLFENLDNPFWAIDSRDYQVTQPHQKKFREMGAKIIALEKIRNYVEYERAIMGIRFSPEMVGTQFHPEADPVGFLQHLKKTEVRDQIIDLRGKTRYLAMLEHIVEEHTIYKTNATLIPNFLEQSIQKIREQETIIH; this comes from the coding sequence ATGCAGGAGAAAATAAAGGTAGCTGTTTTGGATATGTACAATGGCATTTCCAATCAGGGTATGCGCTGTATCCATGATATTGTGGGAAGATTCGGTGAAGAACTTTCCATTGAAGTATTTGATGTCAGACAAAAAAACGAGGTTCCGAATTTAGAGGATTTCAATCTCTATATCTCTTCAGGAGGACCAGGAAATCCGGTCGAAGGAGACGGGATTTGGGACAAAAGCTACTATGAAGTCATTGATGGGATATATAAATGGAATCTCAACAATGAGCGTAAAAAGTATATTTTGTTTATCTGCCACTCCTATCAAATGGCCGTACAGCATTTTGGCCTGGCTGAAGTTTCCAAAAGAAAATCAACCTCCTTTGGGGTGATGACCATTCATAAAACAGAGGCAGGAATGGATGACCCCTTATTTGAAAATCTTGATAATCCTTTTTGGGCCATTGATTCCCGGGATTATCAAGTGACACAGCCGCATCAAAAAAAATTCAGGGAAATGGGAGCGAAAATCATTGCTCTGGAAAAAATCCGAAACTATGTGGAATACGAAAGGGCCATTATGGGAATCCGTTTTAGCCCGGAAATGGTCGGAACACAATTCCACCCCGAGGCTGACCCTGTCGGTTTTTTACAACATCTCAAAAAAACAGAGGTCAGAGACCAAATCATTGATTTGAGAGGGAAGACTAGATACCTTGCCATGCTGGAACATATTGTGGAAGAACATACCATTTATAAAACAAATGCGACACTTATCCCCAATTTTCTGGAACAATCCATACAGAAAATCAGGGAACAGGAAACAATCATACATTAA
- a CDS encoding ATP-grasp domain-containing protein, with product MKKIGILFGMEDTFPHAFVERVNEKKEKGIIAEPVLIDKVVQNRLTDYAVIIDRISQDVPFYRAYLKNAALTGTAVINNPFWWSADDKFFNNCLADKLGVPLPNTVILPSAEHPTDTTGKSFRNLKMPLDWQAIFDYIGFPAYMKPYAGGGWKNVYRLENKEEFYAKHKETGQLVMLLQEEIKFTDYFRVYCLGGKAVRIMQYEPRNPHHLRYVIDGPPASKKLLATVKDYTLKLCHGLGYDFNTVEFAVRDGIPYAIDFGNPAPDADINSVGQANFDWVVEEAAKMAIAYAKAQKPGQVNLTWGTFMKDAVSTAKRF from the coding sequence ATGAAAAAGATAGGAATTCTATTTGGCATGGAAGACACTTTTCCCCATGCATTTGTCGAGAGGGTCAATGAGAAAAAAGAGAAAGGCATCATCGCCGAGCCGGTGCTGATTGACAAAGTTGTGCAAAACCGTTTGACGGATTATGCTGTCATAATTGATAGAATTTCCCAGGATGTCCCCTTTTATCGGGCCTATTTAAAAAATGCAGCATTAACAGGTACTGCTGTGATCAACAACCCTTTTTGGTGGAGTGCAGATGATAAGTTCTTCAATAACTGCCTAGCGGATAAATTGGGCGTTCCACTTCCCAATACGGTGATTCTACCTTCTGCAGAACATCCAACTGATACCACTGGCAAATCGTTCAGAAACCTGAAAATGCCATTGGACTGGCAGGCAATATTTGATTATATAGGGTTCCCTGCTTATATGAAACCCTATGCGGGAGGTGGGTGGAAAAATGTTTATCGGCTTGAGAACAAGGAGGAGTTTTATGCCAAGCATAAAGAAACGGGGCAATTGGTCATGTTGCTTCAGGAAGAGATCAAATTCACCGATTATTTTAGGGTGTATTGTCTGGGTGGCAAGGCCGTAAGGATCATGCAGTATGAACCTAGGAATCCCCATCACCTGAGATATGTCATTGACGGACCTCCTGCTTCCAAAAAACTGCTCGCGACTGTCAAGGATTATACTTTGAAGCTATGCCATGGTTTGGGTTATGATTTCAATACCGTAGAGTTTGCTGTGAGGGACGGAATTCCATATGCCATTGACTTCGGTAATCCGGCACCCGACGCGGATATCAATTCGGTGGGTCAGGCCAATTTCGATTGGGTGGTAGAAGAAGCAGCCAAAATGGCCATAGCCTATGCCAAAGCCCAGAAACCGGGTCAGGTCAACCTTACTTGGGGTACATTTATGAAAGATGCAGTCAGTACGGCAAAAAGATTTTAA
- a CDS encoding DUF502 domain-containing protein: MKWSKVIGNRISKGIILFIVPLVVLVFILEKAVMLIRGLLSPIKDLLPEEPFLGIGMLTLVSIVVLLLACYGFGYISERERVKTIFRKIDNGISLIIPGYAMLKTQAGDVIGTNNGEWKPVLLGEDGDWKIGIEVERRVDGLSMVFFPEPPDGKSGEIKLIQQSKLKPLDMPVSKILGIIKKYGKDASIIQSE; this comes from the coding sequence ATGAAATGGTCCAAAGTGATTGGAAATAGGATATCAAAGGGAATCATTCTTTTTATAGTTCCGCTTGTTGTTTTGGTTTTTATCCTTGAAAAAGCGGTAATGCTGATCCGGGGTCTTCTTTCACCCATTAAGGACCTTTTACCTGAGGAGCCTTTTTTAGGAATTGGGATGCTGACTTTGGTTAGTATTGTTGTACTCTTATTGGCCTGTTACGGATTCGGGTACATTTCCGAAAGGGAAAGAGTCAAAACCATCTTTAGGAAAATTGATAACGGAATATCATTGATCATTCCGGGATATGCCATGCTGAAAACTCAAGCAGGCGATGTCATAGGAACCAATAACGGGGAATGGAAACCGGTGCTTTTGGGAGAAGATGGTGATTGGAAAATAGGTATCGAAGTAGAAAGAAGAGTTGATGGGCTGAGTATGGTATTTTTTCCTGAGCCGCCTGACGGCAAATCGGGTGAAATCAAACTGATTCAACAATCAAAGTTAAAGCCACTTGACATGCCGGTCAGCAAAATCCTTGGAATTATCAAGAAATACGGAAAAGATGCTTCCATTATCCAAAGCGAATAA
- a CDS encoding helix-turn-helix domain-containing protein, with translation MEIIIHFKDLIYLSSHLIGVIISALLIYIGIRNYPPNILLGLSFASLTYGAFIAWLIFSGQYVHFPALYRTGNIGGLLFPPFFYLYIRAVLYPQSQSIRDLLFFLPVFLFIFDYFPVLFLLSLSEKKNMILQEIHDPMLFVSFNQAWFLPKNFHTLFRTLVILFFWILSFRLLYLKKKENGFQKFEKPWLNWMIIYLVFNSLLIFPFLVSNVFTSNSFQYDLSHLTGAVLLLVSASTILFFPQVLYGTNQFEYIRKVQDEITEEEKSFEEKISPDKYHHIEKRLKEVLEEDKVFLQKGYSLADLAKDTKIPAYQLTHYINKVMDSTFYELINKYRIEETCLIIKSGKFNHLTLEALAEKSGFNNRNSFSVAFRKFKDMKPSEFLRKQTVE, from the coding sequence ATGGAAATAATCATTCACTTCAAGGATTTGATTTATTTGAGTTCCCATCTCATAGGAGTAATAATTTCTGCTTTGTTGATTTATATTGGAATCAGGAATTATCCTCCAAATATTCTATTGGGTTTGTCTTTTGCCAGCTTGACTTATGGTGCATTTATTGCCTGGTTGATATTTTCCGGTCAATATGTCCATTTCCCGGCCTTGTACAGGACCGGAAATATTGGAGGATTGCTTTTTCCGCCGTTTTTCTATTTGTATATCAGGGCAGTATTATACCCTCAATCCCAATCCATCAGGGATTTACTTTTCTTCCTTCCGGTTTTCTTGTTTATTTTCGATTACTTTCCGGTGTTATTTCTGCTGTCCCTTTCTGAGAAGAAAAATATGATTTTGCAAGAAATTCATGATCCAATGCTTTTTGTTTCCTTTAATCAAGCATGGTTTCTACCAAAGAATTTTCATACCCTTTTCAGAACCTTGGTCATTCTGTTTTTTTGGATTTTATCTTTCAGGTTGTTATATCTCAAAAAGAAAGAAAATGGATTTCAGAAATTTGAAAAACCATGGTTGAATTGGATGATAATCTACTTGGTTTTCAATTCATTATTGATCTTTCCATTTTTGGTTTCCAATGTATTTACATCCAATTCTTTTCAATATGACCTTTCCCATTTGACCGGGGCAGTATTGCTTTTGGTTTCGGCATCAACTATTTTATTTTTTCCACAGGTATTATATGGAACCAATCAATTTGAATATATCCGAAAGGTACAGGATGAAATTACAGAGGAGGAGAAAAGCTTTGAAGAGAAAATTTCACCTGACAAATACCATCATATTGAAAAACGGCTAAAAGAAGTTTTAGAGGAGGATAAGGTTTTTCTCCAAAAAGGATACAGTCTGGCGGATTTGGCAAAAGACACCAAGATTCCTGCTTATCAATTGACCCATTACATCAATAAAGTAATGGATTCTACTTTCTATGAACTGATCAATAAGTATCGCATTGAAGAAACATGTCTGATCATTAAATCCGGAAAATTCAATCATCTTACCTTGGAAGCATTGGCGGAAAAATCCGGGTTCAACAACCGTAATTCTTTCTCTGTTGCCTTTAGGAAATTCAAAGACATGAAGCCCTCTGAATTTTTGAGAAAACAGACGGTAGAATAA
- a CDS encoding YceI family protein yields MNLIKSTGLLFAAALIMASCNKPGDTVATTDAQEVAEASGSTLSIDPSTSKIDWRGYKPTGQHFGYIPLTDGEIVVEGNELKGARFVFDITGLKIQDMEETSESYPKLWGHLQSPDFFDAANHPQAVFELTSVEPFVAGTIQDKEEFKTDNTPKSDSEVAPENPTHWVSGNLTMRGTTKNIKFPAQVSISNGTVAAKAGFNINRTDWGLAYNDESNAVDKAKDQFIYNTVSIGFDIKTN; encoded by the coding sequence ATGAATTTAATTAAAAGTACAGGTTTATTATTTGCAGCAGCTTTGATTATGGCTTCCTGCAATAAGCCGGGAGACACAGTAGCAACAACCGATGCCCAAGAAGTAGCTGAAGCTTCAGGTTCGACTTTGTCGATTGATCCATCCACCAGCAAAATTGATTGGAGAGGTTACAAGCCTACAGGGCAGCATTTTGGTTACATTCCTTTAACCGATGGGGAAATCGTCGTCGAAGGCAACGAGCTGAAAGGCGCCAGATTTGTGTTCGATATCACAGGATTGAAAATCCAGGATATGGAAGAAACAAGCGAAAGCTACCCTAAGTTATGGGGTCACTTGCAGTCACCTGATTTCTTTGATGCTGCCAATCATCCTCAAGCAGTTTTTGAATTAACCAGCGTTGAGCCTTTTGTAGCAGGAACAATTCAAGATAAAGAAGAATTTAAAACTGATAATACTCCAAAGAGTGATTCAGAAGTGGCTCCCGAAAACCCTACCCATTGGGTGTCAGGTAATCTGACCATGAGAGGTACTACCAAAAACATCAAATTTCCTGCCCAAGTATCCATTTCAAACGGAACTGTTGCTGCAAAAGCAGGTTTCAATATTAATAGAACTGACTGGGGCTTGGCTTATAATGACGAAAGTAACGCTGTGGACAAAGCAAAAGATCAGTTCATCTACAATACTGTAAGTATTGGATTTGATATCAAAACCAACTAA
- the dinB gene encoding DNA polymerase IV has protein sequence MEEKTRKIIHVDMDAFYASVEQMDNPELRGKPLAVGGNQERGVVAAASYEARKFGVRSAMSGKMAALKCPQLIFVRPRFERYKEISNQIREIFYDYTEMVEPLSLDEAFLDVTENKVNNPSATLIALEIRKRIKEEVGLNASAGISYNKFLAKTASDINKPNGQAVILPKDAGAFLEKLPIEKFFGIGKVTAEKMKELGIHNGFDLKQYSLQFLTKRFGKSGLHFFNIVRGIHLSEVQPNRLRKSLSAENTFETDLSKEEQWIHALEEIFEELKRRISRSGVKGRTVTLKIKYHDFTVQTRSKTFEQYPEEQKIWETVVELLAQEEMKSPVRLFGIGISNLNVEEERIHFGKQLWIEFGGKDEG, from the coding sequence ATGGAGGAAAAAACCAGGAAAATCATTCATGTGGATATGGACGCATTTTATGCTTCCGTAGAGCAAATGGATAATCCTGAACTCCGCGGTAAACCCTTGGCAGTTGGTGGTAATCAGGAAAGGGGAGTGGTGGCAGCGGCTTCCTATGAGGCCAGAAAGTTTGGAGTCCGATCTGCGATGTCGGGTAAGATGGCTGCCTTGAAATGTCCCCAACTGATTTTTGTGAGGCCAAGATTTGAGCGCTACAAAGAAATATCCAATCAGATCAGGGAGATTTTTTACGATTATACCGAAATGGTGGAACCCCTGTCCCTCGATGAAGCATTTTTGGATGTGACCGAAAACAAAGTCAATAATCCTTCTGCCACCTTGATTGCCCTGGAAATCAGAAAGCGGATCAAAGAGGAAGTCGGACTGAATGCATCGGCCGGCATTTCCTATAATAAGTTTCTGGCTAAGACGGCTTCCGATATCAACAAGCCCAATGGTCAAGCGGTCATCTTGCCCAAAGATGCTGGGGCATTCCTGGAAAAGTTACCCATCGAAAAGTTTTTTGGTATCGGCAAAGTAACTGCCGAAAAAATGAAAGAATTGGGTATCCACAATGGTTTTGACCTTAAACAATATTCCTTACAGTTTCTGACCAAACGATTTGGGAAGTCCGGTCTGCACTTTTTCAATATTGTCCGAGGCATTCATTTGAGCGAGGTACAACCCAACAGACTGAGAAAATCCCTCAGCGCGGAAAACACTTTCGAAACCGATCTTTCCAAAGAAGAGCAATGGATTCATGCCTTGGAAGAGATATTTGAGGAACTGAAACGGCGAATCAGCCGCAGTGGTGTAAAAGGAAGGACAGTCACCCTCAAGATCAAATACCATGACTTCACCGTCCAGACCCGAAGCAAAACCTTCGAACAATACCCTGAAGAACAAAAGATTTGGGAGACAGTAGTGGAGCTATTAGCCCAAGAAGAAATGAAATCTCCCGTCCGCCTTTTTGGCATCGGGATCTCTAATCTCAATGTGGAGGAAGAAAGGATACATTTTGGGAAGCAATTGTGGATTGAGTTTGGAGGGAAGGATGAAGGATGA
- a CDS encoding anthranilate synthase component I family protein: MSTIKEFQFSSNHQFLRSLLCWADHHYTYTGFFDHNDIEYPYGGFQRVLMAAHQGFDLEIANQWFGKKEMAAILSYDYKNNIEKLKSNNRSLVDCPESIFFIPEIKIEILVDHVRIYHADPQSIFDEICALNQNHLKNPSIEISALTSRNNYFENVKDIQNNIVEGDMYELNYCLGFEFESKNWNPIEGFFDLMGKSPMPFSAFFKAESKYLICASPERFLKKTGDKLIAQPIKGTIKRGKNELEDSLLKEKLLNSEKERAENLMIVDLMRNDLSRISQTGSVKVEELFGVYPFSRVHQMISTVVSTISEKKSLMEILHATFPMGSMTGAPKIKCMELIDQYEDFKRGWFSGALGYIDETGNFDLCVVIRSIILDKESGKGYFAVGSAITYDADAAYEYEECLLKASAIVEVLQGN, translated from the coding sequence ATGTCTACCATAAAGGAATTCCAATTTTCATCGAACCATCAATTTCTAAGGTCCTTGCTTTGCTGGGCTGATCATCATTATACCTATACGGGTTTTTTCGACCACAATGATATAGAGTACCCCTATGGTGGTTTTCAAAGGGTTTTAATGGCCGCCCACCAAGGCTTTGATCTCGAAATTGCCAATCAATGGTTTGGAAAAAAAGAGATGGCAGCCATACTTTCTTATGATTACAAAAACAATATCGAAAAGCTCAAAAGCAATAATCGATCGCTTGTGGATTGTCCTGAATCAATTTTCTTTATTCCAGAGATCAAAATAGAAATTCTAGTCGATCATGTGAGAATTTATCATGCTGATCCTCAAAGTATTTTTGATGAAATATGTGCACTCAACCAAAATCACCTCAAAAATCCTTCAATTGAAATCTCGGCTCTTACAAGCCGAAACAACTATTTTGAAAATGTAAAAGACATACAAAACAACATTGTCGAAGGGGACATGTATGAACTGAATTATTGCTTGGGTTTTGAATTTGAAAGTAAAAATTGGAATCCGATAGAAGGATTTTTTGATCTGATGGGAAAATCTCCCATGCCCTTTTCAGCATTTTTCAAAGCTGAATCCAAATACCTGATTTGCGCTTCACCCGAGCGTTTTCTCAAAAAAACAGGAGATAAACTGATTGCACAACCCATAAAAGGCACAATCAAGCGGGGAAAAAATGAGTTGGAAGACAGCCTGCTTAAAGAAAAACTATTGAACTCCGAAAAAGAGCGGGCAGAAAACCTGATGATTGTAGACCTGATGCGCAACGATCTCAGTAGGATTTCACAAACAGGTTCAGTAAAAGTTGAAGAACTTTTTGGAGTGTATCCCTTTTCCAGGGTGCATCAGATGATATCAACGGTGGTTTCTACCATCTCTGAAAAGAAAAGCTTAATGGAAATCTTACATGCCACTTTTCCCATGGGAAGCATGACAGGTGCTCCAAAAATCAAATGTATGGAGTTGATCGATCAATATGAGGATTTTAAAAGAGGTTGGTTTTCCGGAGCCTTGGGATATATTGATGAGACAGGCAACTTTGATTTATGTGTGGTTATAAGAAGCATTATTTTAGATAAAGAATCTGGGAAAGGTTATTTTGCAGTGGGTTCAGCCATCACTTATGACGCAGATGCCGCTTATGAATATGAAGAATGCTTGTTGAAAGCTTCTGCTATTGTGGAGGTATTGCAAGGGAATTGA
- a CDS encoding gamma carbonic anhydrase family protein codes for MALIKSVRGFTPEFGENCWLAENATVIGDVVMGKNCTVWYNAVVRGDVHQIRIGDDSNIQDGAIIHGTYQKSGTYIGSRVSIAHNAVVHGCTIHDNVLIGMSAIVMDNAVIHSGAVIAAGAVVLAGTIVEANSIYAGMPAKKIKDTGPEMLEVIERTAKNYPMYAQWFKK; via the coding sequence ATGGCATTGATAAAAAGTGTACGTGGATTTACTCCTGAATTTGGAGAAAATTGTTGGTTGGCAGAAAATGCTACAGTAATCGGTGACGTGGTCATGGGTAAAAACTGCACAGTTTGGTACAATGCTGTCGTAAGGGGTGACGTCCATCAGATAAGGATAGGAGATGACAGCAATATTCAGGATGGTGCTATAATCCATGGAACTTACCAGAAATCAGGAACCTATATCGGTAGTAGGGTATCCATCGCTCACAATGCCGTGGTCCATGGGTGTACTATACATGACAATGTATTGATAGGCATGAGCGCCATTGTTATGGACAATGCAGTCATACATTCCGGTGCAGTGATCGCAGCAGGGGCTGTAGTATTAGCAGGTACTATTGTTGAAGCAAATAGCATTTATGCTGGAATGCCCGCAAAAAAAATCAAAGACACAGGACCTGAAATGCTGGAAGTCATTGAAAGAACGGCCAAAAATTATCCTATGTATGCGCAATGGTTCAAAAAATAA
- the ygiD gene encoding 4,5-DOPA-extradiol-dioxygenase, with protein MKLKALNKLTDPLGTTVKMPVLFLGHGSPMNAIEENEFVSGFRNIAKEIPKPNAILCVSAHWETKGTFVTAMENPKTIHDFGGFPQELFAVQYPALGSPELAKETKSLITKTDVGLDDKWGLDHGAWSVIKHLYPEADIPVIQMSLDYSQTPHYHYELAQQIKSLREKGVLVIGSGNMVHNLRMVAWQKLNENFGFDWAIEASEKMKKYILSGDHQELINFRSHGKVFDLAIPTPEHYLPLLYSMALKDENDQMCLFNDKALAGSLTMTSVKIG; from the coding sequence ATGAAACTGAAAGCACTAAACAAGTTGACAGATCCTTTGGGAACCACAGTAAAAATGCCCGTATTGTTCTTGGGGCATGGTAGTCCGATGAATGCCATTGAAGAAAATGAGTTTGTAAGTGGCTTTAGAAATATAGCCAAAGAAATCCCAAAGCCAAATGCGATATTGTGTGTTTCCGCCCATTGGGAAACAAAGGGTACTTTTGTGACGGCCATGGAAAATCCTAAAACCATTCACGACTTTGGGGGATTTCCACAGGAGTTGTTTGCAGTGCAATATCCTGCACTAGGAAGTCCCGAATTGGCCAAAGAAACAAAATCTCTGATCACAAAAACAGATGTAGGTTTGGATGATAAATGGGGGCTTGACCACGGTGCCTGGAGTGTCATCAAACATTTGTATCCTGAGGCAGATATTCCTGTTATTCAAATGAGCTTGGATTACAGCCAAACACCGCATTACCATTATGAATTGGCACAACAAATCAAGTCCTTACGTGAAAAAGGAGTATTGGTAATTGGAAGCGGAAATATGGTACACAACCTCCGCATGGTGGCATGGCAAAAGCTCAATGAAAATTTTGGCTTTGATTGGGCAATTGAAGCCAGTGAAAAAATGAAAAAATATATTCTCAGTGGAGACCACCAAGAACTTATCAACTTTCGGTCGCACGGAAAGGTATTTGATTTAGCCATCCCGACACCGGAACATTATTTGCCTTTACTTTATTCAATGGCCTTGAAAGATGAAAATGACCAGATGTGTTTGTTCAACGATAAAGCATTGGCGGGTTCACTGACCATGACCTCTGTAAAAATCGGATGA